One stretch of Cohnella algarum DNA includes these proteins:
- a CDS encoding UvrD-helicase domain-containing protein, with product MHHSETQHTGGAFCFANRILIHYRNGSFTEVGIDVSILKNVYDRVSIFTDLQIPCEPVHRPDFNLIRLSLLPMIEEANRFLPTAEPEKGWDNLQAKLRTANRMLRLSDEQDDMLMLTLAKMFDFKLDVKQYKWTDKKQAKAISERFHDWQITVLFPFLQSWREYLYPKVIQFVLPALEYCRERRLQAGKLNFQDLLMYACRLLRDYPEVRAFFAGRYQRLMVDEFQDTDPVQAEMMFLLTGAGDDPNERNWRKLTPKPGSLFVVGDPKQSIYRFRRADISIYNEVKSRIQACGDVLHLTSNFRSVDAIGAFVNGQFVGKLPVRETDVQAAYVRMETNIPNPKGNKRADHGVYALTYPKISGGKEEVAAVDAQRIAATIAWACRDGNLLIQERDGASWVFREARPNDFLILTRTRHYLHLYAEELEKRGVAAETVGSSALYPELHTLGQLALYLADPSDQVAMLSVLRGPLFGISDKELMEYRAQGNAWSIYRLPEESAEQGSQVVAACRKLREYADWVKEMPAWSALYCILEDTGLLPYSTVQEAGANRSGTLLKMLERLQRDAMLASDWHELAHAISAIRESQGMETASLYTGKGQAVRIMNVHKAKGLEAPIVFLACPCGEKDHDADQFVDRSEAEAAGYFLIQQSKGFQKDTIAQPVGWEAMSVRERAFMLAERDRLLYVAATRAKQMLVVSLYPEQPAKCPWSSLMDGMELIRELDVPESDVQTDEYDRELDGDIVIGTTSSGLSGSEASSIDLGAYLAQREQVFHQLRQPTYAESTVTGLTKSMSDTPEWSATGRGQSFGSVIHKGLEAVGKGLPMSELPVYVQYLCQTEGVSEKDAGDALSTLREVLESELWQRSIQAKQRLFEIPIMMVQSNGETMSYPATEQTMSETAAAALKYQTDNGGHILVKGVIDFAFEEEDGWVIVDFKTDQLDESKLEQFVRFYAPQVQAYAKAWSETFGYRMKEAGLYFSSLQKYVILGRPVV from the coding sequence GTGCACCATTCCGAGACCCAGCATACAGGAGGCGCTTTTTGTTTTGCAAACCGCATTTTAATTCATTACAGGAATGGCTCCTTTACCGAGGTGGGAATCGACGTCAGCATCCTGAAGAATGTCTATGATCGGGTATCTATTTTTACGGATCTCCAAATCCCTTGCGAACCGGTTCATCGTCCTGATTTCAACCTCATCCGACTCTCCTTGCTTCCCATGATTGAAGAAGCCAACAGGTTTCTACCGACAGCTGAACCGGAAAAAGGGTGGGATAATCTTCAGGCAAAACTGCGTACTGCTAATCGTATGCTGCGGTTGTCGGATGAGCAGGACGATATGTTGATGCTAACGCTTGCGAAGATGTTTGACTTCAAACTGGATGTGAAGCAGTACAAATGGACGGATAAGAAGCAAGCCAAAGCCATATCCGAACGATTTCACGATTGGCAGATTACGGTCCTGTTCCCCTTTCTTCAATCGTGGCGGGAATATCTGTATCCGAAAGTCATTCAATTTGTCTTGCCTGCATTGGAGTATTGCAGAGAACGGCGATTGCAGGCAGGGAAGCTGAACTTTCAGGATCTGCTGATGTATGCCTGCCGTCTTCTGCGTGATTACCCGGAAGTTCGCGCGTTTTTCGCCGGGCGCTACCAACGGCTTATGGTCGACGAATTTCAGGACACCGACCCGGTCCAAGCGGAAATGATGTTTCTCTTAACGGGAGCCGGCGATGATCCGAATGAACGGAATTGGCGGAAGCTTACGCCAAAGCCCGGCTCCTTGTTCGTCGTGGGAGACCCGAAACAGTCCATCTATCGTTTCCGCCGCGCGGATATTTCCATCTATAACGAGGTGAAATCGCGGATTCAAGCATGTGGAGATGTGCTTCACTTGACCAGCAATTTCCGGTCCGTCGATGCGATCGGCGCTTTTGTGAACGGGCAATTTGTCGGCAAGCTTCCCGTCCGGGAAACCGATGTTCAAGCGGCGTATGTCCGGATGGAAACGAATATACCGAATCCAAAGGGGAATAAGCGCGCGGATCACGGGGTTTATGCACTCACTTACCCGAAAATTTCCGGAGGCAAGGAGGAAGTAGCGGCGGTTGACGCACAGCGTATTGCCGCAACCATCGCGTGGGCTTGCCGCGACGGAAATTTGCTTATTCAGGAGCGGGATGGCGCATCCTGGGTGTTCAGAGAGGCACGGCCCAATGATTTTCTTATATTGACAAGGACAAGGCATTATTTGCATCTCTACGCAGAAGAATTGGAGAAGCGGGGCGTTGCTGCGGAAACGGTAGGAAGCTCCGCTCTATACCCCGAACTTCATACGCTGGGACAATTGGCCCTCTACCTGGCCGATCCGTCCGATCAAGTGGCGATGCTGAGCGTATTGCGCGGACCTCTATTCGGTATTAGCGACAAGGAGCTGATGGAGTATCGTGCTCAAGGGAATGCATGGTCTATCTATCGGCTGCCTGAGGAGTCAGCTGAACAGGGTAGTCAAGTTGTCGCTGCATGCCGTAAATTGCGGGAATATGCCGATTGGGTGAAAGAAATGCCTGCATGGTCAGCCTTGTATTGCATTCTGGAGGATACCGGTCTTTTGCCTTATTCCACGGTGCAAGAAGCAGGAGCAAATCGGTCTGGAACACTGCTTAAGATGTTGGAGCGATTGCAGCGTGACGCCATGCTCGCATCGGATTGGCATGAACTGGCGCATGCGATTTCGGCCATTCGGGAGAGCCAAGGGATGGAAACCGCCAGTCTCTACACAGGCAAAGGGCAAGCGGTACGGATCATGAACGTGCATAAGGCAAAAGGGCTTGAAGCGCCTATCGTGTTTCTCGCTTGTCCTTGCGGGGAGAAGGATCATGACGCCGACCAGTTTGTTGATCGTTCGGAGGCTGAGGCCGCGGGCTATTTCCTGATCCAGCAATCGAAAGGGTTTCAGAAAGATACGATTGCTCAGCCGGTCGGCTGGGAAGCGATGAGCGTGCGGGAGCGTGCATTCATGCTCGCGGAGCGGGATCGGCTTCTTTACGTCGCGGCGACGCGGGCCAAGCAAATGCTAGTCGTCAGTCTCTACCCCGAACAACCTGCCAAGTGCCCGTGGAGTTCACTCATGGATGGGATGGAGCTAATCCGGGAGTTGGATGTTCCGGAATCGGATGTTCAAACAGATGAGTATGATCGGGAACTTGACGGAGATATTGTAATTGGGACAACTTCATCTGGTTTATCCGGGTCCGAAGCCTCATCCATTGATCTAGGTGCTTACTTGGCCCAGAGAGAGCAGGTGTTCCATCAACTGCGCCAACCGACTTATGCCGAATCAACCGTTACCGGGCTGACGAAGAGCATGAGCGACACACCGGAATGGTCAGCCACGGGAAGAGGCCAATCCTTCGGCAGTGTGATCCACAAGGGACTTGAAGCAGTTGGAAAAGGTCTTCCGATGAGCGAATTGCCTGTATACGTTCAATACCTCTGCCAGACCGAAGGAGTATCAGAGAAGGACGCGGGGGATGCTCTGTCAACACTCCGGGAAGTACTCGAAAGCGAACTCTGGCAGCGCAGTATTCAAGCGAAGCAGCGATTGTTTGAAATCCCGATTATGATGGTTCAGAGCAATGGGGAGACAATGTCTTATCCCGCAACCGAGCAAACGATGTCGGAAACAGCTGCCGCGGCATTGAAATATCAGACTGATAACGGTGGCCATATCTTGGTGAAGGGTGTAATAGATTTCGCTTTCGAAGAGGAAGATGGCTGGGTGATCGTTGACTTCAAAACGGATCAATTGGATGAGAGCAAATTGGAGCAGTTTGTTCGGTTTTATGCGCCGC
- a CDS encoding IS110 family transposase yields the protein MKFNQSSKQNQRISRISETTLVIGTDIAKHNHVARAFTYRGIELGKRCLFQNDENGLLDLLAWAESIQQEHGLTDVLLGVEPTGHYWFPLFHFLKQRSIEVVLVNPHHVKKSKELDDNSPTKNDIKDAKVVAKLVIDGRYTQPQLPEGVYADLRVLMNQRDRLCGDLNRVKGRIHNWLDRFFPEYRQVFKDWEGKASLITLQHFPLPQDVVSAGETTVVATWKKNDVKRAVGPKRAGLLYRKAQTSIGLTEGATAAKHELAMYLEQYAMLCRQIEQLMEHVADLVEQIPGATHMMSIPCIGLITVAGFLAEVGDLSGYDHSRQIVRHAGLSLRENSSGLHKGETTISKRGRCRLRALLYRAALTLVAKNPEFRALHLYFTTRRDNPLKKKQSMIAISSKLIRVMFELGRKQKNYDVSKVLGPHREAQLQAAA from the coding sequence ATGAAGTTTAACCAATCGAGCAAGCAAAATCAACGGATTTCGAGAATTTCTGAAACAACATTGGTCATCGGGACGGATATCGCGAAGCACAACCATGTCGCTCGGGCCTTCACCTACCGTGGCATTGAGCTCGGTAAGCGTTGCCTGTTCCAGAACGACGAGAATGGCCTACTGGACTTGTTGGCCTGGGCCGAATCCATCCAGCAAGAACATGGACTGACGGACGTACTACTTGGCGTAGAGCCCACCGGGCACTACTGGTTCCCGCTGTTTCACTTCCTGAAGCAGCGCAGCATCGAAGTGGTGCTCGTGAATCCGCATCACGTCAAGAAAAGCAAGGAACTCGACGACAACTCGCCGACCAAGAACGACATCAAAGATGCGAAGGTCGTCGCCAAACTCGTCATCGACGGACGCTATACACAGCCGCAGCTGCCGGAGGGTGTTTACGCCGACCTGCGTGTACTGATGAACCAGCGTGACCGTCTATGCGGGGATTTGAATCGGGTGAAAGGAAGAATCCACAATTGGCTGGATCGCTTCTTTCCCGAATATAGGCAAGTGTTTAAAGACTGGGAAGGCAAGGCCTCGCTCATTACGTTGCAACACTTTCCGCTGCCACAAGACGTCGTCTCCGCCGGCGAAACGACAGTCGTGGCGACTTGGAAGAAGAACGATGTGAAACGAGCTGTGGGCCCCAAGAGAGCGGGACTGCTCTACCGGAAAGCCCAAACGTCCATCGGCCTCACGGAAGGCGCTACGGCGGCCAAACATGAGCTAGCCATGTATTTGGAACAGTACGCCATGCTGTGCAGGCAGATCGAACAACTGATGGAGCATGTGGCGGATCTGGTGGAACAGATTCCGGGCGCCACCCACATGATGAGCATTCCGTGTATCGGCCTCATCACTGTGGCAGGATTCCTGGCGGAAGTCGGAGACTTGAGCGGCTACGATCACAGCAGGCAAATCGTTCGTCACGCCGGTCTCAGCCTGCGAGAAAACAGCTCCGGGCTTCACAAAGGGGAAACGACCATCAGCAAGCGAGGTCGTTGTCGTCTCCGGGCTTTGCTGTACCGGGCGGCATTGACCTTGGTTGCCAAAAATCCGGAGTTCCGCGCACTGCACCTGTACTTCACGACGCGCCGGGATAATCCGCTGAAAAAAAAGCAGTCGATGATTGCGATTTCGAGCAAGCTCATTCGAGTCATGTTTGAGCTAGGCCGTAAACAGAAGAACTATGACGTCAGCAAAGTACTCGGCCCCCATCGGGAGGCTCAATTGCAAGCGGCAGCTTAA
- a CDS encoding UvrD-helicase domain-containing protein gives MNEPSDQQARKRILEELNTTFLVEAGAGSGKTTSLVGRLLALIESGTAKMEHIAAITFTNKAADEMKERFRIALERKTADIEGETRERMEEALANLDQIFIGTIHAFCSSMLRERPIEAGLDPSFEEMDDEMNRAFHDQCWDEYLIQLQEEDSEALASLNKLIFSPFFSHFLRISTLTSEAPLDKI, from the coding sequence TTGAATGAACCATCCGATCAACAAGCTAGAAAGAGGATATTGGAGGAGCTGAACACGACCTTTCTGGTAGAAGCCGGTGCAGGCTCGGGAAAGACAACCAGCTTGGTCGGCAGATTGCTGGCACTCATCGAGTCCGGAACGGCGAAGATGGAGCATATTGCGGCGATCACCTTTACGAATAAAGCGGCGGATGAGATGAAGGAGCGTTTCCGCATTGCTTTAGAGCGGAAAACGGCTGATATTGAAGGCGAAACTAGAGAACGAATGGAAGAAGCTTTGGCCAATCTAGACCAAATCTTTATTGGAACGATCCATGCGTTCTGTTCCTCCATGCTTCGCGAGCGACCGATTGAGGCCGGATTGGACCCTTCTTTCGAAGAAATGGATGATGAAATGAATCGTGCGTTCCACGATCAATGCTGGGATGAATATCTGATTCAGCTGCAGGAGGAAGATAGTGAAGCACTTGCCTCCCTCAATAAATTAATCTTTTCTCCGTTTTTCTCGCATTTTCTCAGGATTTCAACTTTGACATCCGAGGCTCCCTTGGATAAGATTTGA
- a CDS encoding RecB family exonuclease, giving the protein MISGNITFSFSSYDLAEGATASPAFQLLQVFRKVSGKTNADYEMLHRSLGEPVGYLDVEQPSSTELNGLPLDGSHYVFRQIHANVNLMRDRQSFIESVYPSLRQGRLALEARGSSQVTEHDGYIAGDEWTDYWKDRDERTLSASQLEKYAECPMRYFFQYVLRIRVKDQVTFDRTSWLKPNERGSLLHEVYRRYMTEVNASKVMPITHDHARLLRIAEETILLYAERIPAPSPHVFERERQAMLRDVDVFYRMELQAKTAPRFFEQELIVDGQPLHLELGEDMAITLRGIVDRIDQVAPHQYRIIDYKTGSPRPYKENGMFAGGTQLQHALYAMGTELWMRQTGVDSDAKVLEASYVFPSERGHGQVIARPQTERNRVTAVIRGILLSMEQGLFIPASNPAVCRYCDYAAVCGEHAEMMAHKRKDEANSELLHTLLEVENIE; this is encoded by the coding sequence ATGATAAGTGGCAATATCACATTTAGCTTCTCGTCGTATGACTTGGCAGAAGGAGCGACAGCAAGCCCGGCTTTTCAACTTCTACAGGTATTCCGAAAAGTATCCGGAAAAACGAATGCGGACTATGAGATGTTGCACCGAAGCTTAGGCGAACCTGTCGGGTATTTGGATGTAGAGCAGCCATCCTCTACTGAGCTAAATGGACTGCCATTGGACGGCTCTCATTATGTCTTCCGACAAATCCATGCGAATGTAAACCTTATGAGGGACCGGCAATCCTTCATCGAATCGGTCTATCCGTCGCTTCGTCAAGGCAGACTTGCACTCGAGGCGCGTGGCAGCTCGCAAGTGACGGAGCATGACGGATATATAGCGGGGGATGAATGGACTGATTATTGGAAAGACCGGGACGAACGGACGCTTAGCGCAAGTCAATTGGAGAAGTACGCGGAATGTCCGATGCGGTACTTTTTCCAATATGTGCTCAGGATTCGCGTGAAAGATCAGGTGACTTTTGACCGTACCTCCTGGCTGAAGCCGAATGAAAGAGGCTCGCTGCTGCACGAGGTTTATCGTCGTTATATGACGGAAGTCAACGCAAGTAAAGTCATGCCTATTACACACGATCATGCCCGTTTGCTTCGTATTGCGGAGGAGACGATTCTCTTGTATGCCGAGCGGATTCCGGCACCGAGCCCTCATGTGTTTGAGAGGGAACGGCAAGCGATGCTCCGGGATGTGGACGTGTTCTATCGCATGGAATTGCAGGCTAAGACGGCTCCCCGGTTTTTCGAACAAGAGCTCATCGTGGACGGCCAGCCGTTGCACCTTGAGCTTGGCGAGGACATGGCGATTACGCTGCGCGGGATCGTCGACCGGATCGATCAAGTTGCGCCGCATCAATATCGGATTATCGACTATAAGACCGGCAGTCCTCGGCCTTACAAGGAAAATGGCATGTTCGCAGGCGGTACGCAGCTGCAACACGCGCTTTACGCAATGGGGACGGAGCTATGGATGCGGCAAACGGGTGTGGATTCTGATGCAAAAGTGCTTGAAGCGTCTTACGTCTTTCCAAGCGAACGGGGGCACGGGCAAGTGATTGCACGCCCGCAAACCGAACGGAATCGAGTCACCGCGGTGATCCGGGGAATCCTTTTGTCGATGGAACAGGGATTGTTTATTCCCGCTTCAAATCCTGCGGTCTGCCGATATTGCGACTATGCGGCTGTATGCGGAGAGCACGCAGAGATGATGGCCCATAAGCGAAAGGATGAAGCAAATTCGGAACTACTGCACACGCTGCTGGAGGTGGAGAACATTGAATGA
- a CDS encoding helix-turn-helix transcriptional regulator, producing the protein MTDKVIRLFKILLAIQSNPGISAKELADKCETTDRTIYRDMRILDLIAPITNEGYGKGYRFVGNFAMYPLNFTEQEALVFSVLPSVLDTSKLPPGFESAYDKVMATHVKETRKRYDTLENVADMIQMGTPAYRENSANFLLPIMEAIIASKTIRAVYHTQSRNELTERQIDPYYLVPRDQRFYLIGYCHSKQDIRTFRISRFRHVELTSNRFDKGDFNIAQYMKHTWSIERGDSLITFKIKFHPDVARYVKEEELFVRPKMTDLPDGSLLFEVTVNHEREFMNWVVQYGPSAEILEPASVREKFKEQLQRWGQLYGQ; encoded by the coding sequence ATGACGGATAAAGTGATTCGGCTCTTTAAAATACTTCTCGCCATTCAATCCAATCCGGGGATTTCGGCCAAGGAGCTGGCGGACAAATGCGAGACAACGGATCGTACGATTTATAGGGACATGCGGATTTTGGACTTGATCGCACCGATTACAAACGAGGGTTACGGAAAAGGGTACCGTTTTGTCGGTAATTTCGCCATGTACCCGCTGAATTTCACGGAGCAGGAAGCGTTGGTGTTCTCTGTCCTGCCCTCCGTGTTGGACACCAGCAAATTGCCTCCAGGCTTTGAATCCGCCTACGACAAGGTGATGGCTACCCATGTGAAAGAAACCCGGAAGCGGTACGATACACTGGAAAATGTCGCAGACATGATCCAAATGGGCACCCCGGCTTATCGGGAGAACAGTGCCAACTTCTTGCTGCCCATCATGGAAGCGATTATCGCCAGTAAGACGATCAGGGCTGTTTACCATACCCAGAGCCGGAATGAATTGACGGAGCGCCAAATTGATCCGTACTATTTGGTCCCGCGGGATCAACGGTTTTACTTGATCGGCTATTGTCATTCCAAGCAGGACATTCGCACGTTTCGTATAAGCCGTTTCCGCCATGTAGAGTTGACAAGTAATCGATTCGACAAGGGTGATTTTAACATTGCTCAGTATATGAAGCATACCTGGTCGATTGAACGCGGGGATTCTTTAATCACTTTTAAGATTAAATTCCATCCGGATGTCGCCCGCTATGTGAAGGAAGAAGAATTGTTCGTGAGACCGAAGATGACCGATCTGCCGGACGGCAGCTTATTATTCGAGGTCACCGTCAACCACGAGCGGGAGTTTATGAATTGGGTGGTTCAGTACGGACCTTCAGCGGAGATTTTAGAGCCTGCATCTGTCCGGGAAAAGTTTAAGGAACAGCTACAGCGTTGGGGACAGTTGTATGGGCAGTAA
- a CDS encoding HIRAN domain-containing protein: MDQPIYIAVTGTQHYYGAAFLKPGQVVHLIKDPDNPHDHEAIKVDMIPLGKIGYVANSPHTVPKGCRSAGRIYDMFEHHVCGMVRFVVKDTAIVELTPGLEEVYIIKTTENVSFSPYRQEEPGKA; this comes from the coding sequence GTGGATCAACCGATCTATATCGCCGTCACAGGCACGCAGCATTACTACGGAGCAGCATTTCTAAAGCCGGGTCAGGTCGTTCACTTGATCAAAGACCCGGATAATCCGCATGACCATGAAGCGATAAAGGTGGATATGATCCCATTGGGCAAAATCGGTTATGTCGCCAACAGTCCGCATACCGTACCGAAAGGATGCCGCAGCGCCGGCCGGATTTATGATATGTTTGAGCATCATGTTTGCGGCATGGTGCGATTTGTCGTTAAGGATACGGCAATTGTTGAACTTACGCCGGGTCTAGAGGAAGTGTACATCATCAAAACGACAGAGAACGTTTCGTTTTCTCCTTATAGGCAGGAAGAACCAGGTAAAGCGTAG